A genome region from Nocardia sp. NBC_01730 includes the following:
- the atpD gene encoding F0F1 ATP synthase subunit beta gives MTAAVTRDNTSRTGAAAGRVVRVIGPVVDVEFPRGAIPELFNALHAEITLTSVAKTLTLEVAQHLGDNIVRTISMQPTDGLVRGATVTDTGKPISVPVGDVVKGHVFNALGDCLDTPGLGREGEQWGIHRKPPSFDQLEGKTEILETGIKVIDLLTPYVKGGKIGLFGGAGVGKTVLIQEMITRIAREFSGTSVFAGVGERTREGTDLRLEMEEMGVLPDTALVFGQMDEPPGTRMRVALSALTMAEYFRDVQHQDVLLFIDNIFRFTQAGSEVSTLLGRMPSAVGYQPTLADEMGELQERITSTRGRSITSLQAIYVPADDYTDPAPATTFAHLDATTELSRPISQKGIYPAVDPLTSTSRILEASIVGDRHFAVANEVKRILQKYKELQDIIAILGMDELSEEDKVLVGRARRLEKFLGQNFIVAEKFTGQVGSVVPLEQTIDDFDRVCKGEFDHFPEQAFNSCGGLDDVEAAAKKIAGK, from the coding sequence ATGACCGCAGCTGTTACTCGAGACAACACGAGCCGGACGGGCGCCGCCGCAGGCCGCGTCGTCCGGGTCATCGGCCCCGTCGTGGACGTCGAGTTCCCGCGGGGAGCCATCCCCGAACTGTTCAACGCTCTGCACGCCGAGATCACGTTGACCTCGGTGGCCAAGACCCTGACCCTCGAGGTCGCCCAGCACCTCGGCGACAACATCGTGCGCACCATCTCGATGCAGCCGACCGACGGCCTGGTCCGTGGCGCCACTGTCACCGACACCGGCAAGCCGATCTCGGTGCCGGTCGGTGACGTCGTCAAGGGCCACGTCTTCAACGCCCTCGGCGACTGCCTGGACACCCCCGGTCTCGGCCGCGAGGGCGAGCAGTGGGGCATCCACCGTAAGCCGCCGTCGTTCGACCAGCTCGAGGGCAAGACTGAGATCCTGGAGACGGGCATCAAGGTCATCGACCTGCTCACCCCGTACGTGAAGGGTGGCAAGATCGGTCTGTTCGGTGGCGCCGGTGTCGGCAAGACCGTTCTGATCCAGGAGATGATCACCCGTATCGCGCGGGAGTTCTCCGGTACCTCCGTGTTCGCCGGCGTCGGCGAGCGCACCCGTGAGGGAACCGACCTCCGGCTGGAGATGGAAGAGATGGGCGTCCTCCCGGACACCGCCCTCGTCTTCGGCCAGATGGACGAGCCGCCGGGCACCCGTATGCGCGTCGCTCTCTCGGCCTTGACCATGGCCGAGTACTTCCGCGATGTGCAGCACCAGGACGTTCTGCTGTTCATCGACAACATCTTCCGGTTCACACAGGCTGGCTCCGAGGTGTCGACCCTGCTCGGCCGCATGCCCTCGGCGGTCGGTTATCAGCCGACGCTGGCCGACGAGATGGGTGAGCTGCAGGAGCGCATCACCTCGACCCGTGGTCGGTCCATCACCTCGCTGCAGGCCATCTACGTGCCCGCCGACGACTACACCGACCCGGCGCCGGCGACCACCTTCGCCCACTTGGACGCGACGACCGAGCTTTCCCGGCCGATCTCGCAGAAGGGCATCTACCCGGCCGTCGACCCGCTGACCTCGACCTCCCGCATCCTGGAGGCTTCGATCGTCGGTGATCGGCACTTCGCGGTAGCCAACGAGGTGAAGCGGATCCTGCAGAAGTACAAGGAGCTGCAGGACATCATCGCCATCCTCGGCATGGACGAGCTCTCCGAGGAGGACAAGGTCCTGGTGGGCCGCGCCCGTCGTCTGGAGAAGTTCCTCGGCCAGAACTTCATCGTGGCCGAGAAGTTCACCGGGCAGGTGGGCTCGGTCGTGCCGCTGGAGCAGACCATCGACGACTTCGACCGTGTCTGCAAGGGCGAGTTCGACCACTTCCCTGAGCAGGCGTTCAACAGCTGCGGTGGTCTCGACGACGTCGAGGCGGCCGCGAAGAAGATCGCCGGAAAGTAG
- a CDS encoding glycosyltransferase family 4 protein, which produces MIGSSAVVPLRELLVVLLISSVVTFLATGGVRVLAIGFGAVAVPRDRDVHVKPIPRMGGVGMYTGVVAAVLFAHQLPALRSGFDYKPNIPVAVLVASTLIVLVGIVDDRWGLDALTKFAGQVTAAGVMAVMGLGWYVIYNPFSNTTVVLDGLQGGLVTVAVTVTLINAMNFVDGLDGLAAGLGLIAALAVFVFCLGLMNEQGGSVDTYPPSLLAAALAGACLGFLPHNFQPARIFMGDSGSMLIGLMLAAVSTGASGRIPLQGYGPRDIVGLLSPLLLVGAVMFIPVLDMLLAIVRRVRAGVSFSTPDKMHLHHRLLQIGHSHRRVVLVIYLWVGVLAFGAVGTSLMDRRLVVLLMAGGLVFALVITAIPGLRRGEPAGDRTPSG; this is translated from the coding sequence ATGATCGGTTCGAGCGCTGTCGTTCCGCTTCGTGAGCTGCTGGTCGTGCTCCTCATCTCCTCGGTCGTGACGTTCCTGGCCACCGGCGGAGTCCGGGTACTGGCGATCGGCTTCGGCGCGGTCGCCGTGCCGCGCGATCGAGACGTGCATGTCAAGCCGATTCCTCGCATGGGCGGCGTCGGGATGTACACCGGCGTCGTCGCGGCCGTCCTGTTCGCACACCAGCTACCCGCGCTGCGGAGCGGTTTCGATTACAAGCCGAACATCCCGGTTGCGGTGCTCGTGGCGAGCACGCTGATCGTGCTCGTCGGGATCGTCGACGATCGCTGGGGACTCGATGCGCTCACCAAGTTCGCCGGGCAGGTGACGGCGGCAGGCGTGATGGCCGTGATGGGCCTGGGCTGGTACGTCATCTACAACCCGTTCAGCAACACCACGGTGGTCTTGGATGGGTTGCAAGGTGGTCTGGTCACGGTCGCGGTCACCGTCACCCTGATCAACGCCATGAACTTCGTCGACGGGCTCGACGGGCTCGCGGCGGGCCTCGGCCTGATCGCGGCGCTCGCCGTTTTCGTGTTCTGTCTCGGATTGATGAACGAACAGGGCGGATCGGTCGACACCTATCCGCCTTCGCTGCTCGCCGCCGCGCTCGCAGGCGCCTGCCTCGGATTTCTGCCACACAATTTTCAACCCGCGCGAATATTCATGGGAGACTCCGGCTCGATGTTGATCGGCCTGATGCTTGCCGCGGTATCGACCGGCGCATCCGGTCGAATCCCGTTGCAGGGATACGGGCCGCGCGACATCGTCGGTCTGCTCTCGCCCCTGTTGCTGGTGGGTGCGGTGATGTTCATTCCGGTGCTCGACATGCTGCTGGCCATCGTGCGGCGGGTGCGCGCCGGCGTAAGTTTCTCGACCCCGGACAAAATGCACTTGCATCATCGTTTGCTGCAGATCGGACATTCGCACCGTCGCGTGGTGCTGGTGATCTATTTGTGGGTCGGGGTGCTCGCGTTCGGCGCCGTCGGTACCTCGCTGATGGACCGCAGACTGGTCGTTCTGCTGATGGCGGGCGGGCTGGTTTTCGCCCTGGTCATCACCGCGATTCCGGGGCTGCGGCGTGGGGAGCCCGCAGGCGACCGGACGCCGTCCGGGTAA
- the atpA gene encoding F0F1 ATP synthase subunit alpha gives MAELTISSDEIRSAIESYTQSYTPETSIEEVGVVTDTSDGIAHVSGLPSAMANELLEFPGGVLGVALNLEDRAIGAVILGEFAEIEEGQEVRRTGDVLSVPVGDKFLGRVVNPLGQPIDGLGEIEAEEQRVLELQAASVLERQPVEEPMATGITAIDALTAIGRGQRQLIIGDRKTGKTAVCIDAILAQKANWESGDPTKQMRCIYVAIGQKGSTIAGVKTALEQHGAMEYTTIVAAPASDSAGFKWLAPYTGSAIGQHWMYQGKHVLIVFDDLTKQAEAYRAISLLLRRPPGREAYPGDVFYLHSRLLERCAKLSDEMGAGSMTGLPIIETKANDISAFIPTNVISITDGQVFLESDLFNKGVRPAINVGTSVSRVGGAAQTKGMKKVAGSLRLEMAQYRELEAFSAFASDLDAASLAQLERGARWVELLKQDQYSPVAVEDQIVSIYLVDGGYYDSVPVADIRRFSTELLEDLHRTAADAFKSIAGGKVLDGDAADAIKAATDKFKQGFLAADGSRVVEEDAGELDHEEVESLSVTRKHVEK, from the coding sequence ATGGCGGAGCTGACGATCTCCTCCGACGAGATCCGTAGCGCGATCGAGAGCTACACCCAGAGCTACACCCCCGAGACCTCCATCGAAGAAGTCGGTGTGGTCACCGATACCAGCGACGGCATCGCGCATGTCAGCGGCCTGCCCTCGGCGATGGCCAACGAGCTGCTCGAGTTCCCTGGCGGCGTGCTCGGCGTCGCGCTGAACCTCGAGGACCGTGCGATCGGTGCGGTCATCCTCGGCGAGTTCGCCGAGATCGAGGAGGGCCAGGAGGTTCGCCGGACCGGTGATGTGCTCTCGGTTCCAGTCGGCGACAAGTTCCTCGGCCGCGTCGTGAACCCGCTCGGCCAGCCGATCGACGGTCTCGGCGAGATCGAGGCCGAAGAGCAGCGCGTGCTCGAGCTGCAGGCCGCGTCTGTGCTGGAGCGCCAGCCGGTCGAGGAGCCGATGGCCACCGGCATCACCGCTATCGACGCGCTGACCGCGATCGGCCGTGGCCAGCGTCAGCTCATCATCGGCGACCGCAAGACCGGTAAGACCGCCGTCTGCATCGACGCGATCCTGGCGCAGAAGGCGAACTGGGAATCGGGTGACCCGACGAAGCAGATGCGCTGCATCTACGTCGCGATCGGCCAGAAGGGCTCTACCATCGCGGGCGTCAAGACCGCGCTGGAGCAGCACGGCGCGATGGAGTACACCACCATCGTCGCGGCTCCCGCGTCGGACTCCGCCGGCTTCAAGTGGCTGGCTCCGTACACCGGTTCGGCCATCGGCCAGCACTGGATGTACCAGGGCAAGCACGTCCTGATCGTGTTCGACGACCTGACCAAGCAGGCCGAGGCGTACCGCGCCATCTCGCTGCTGCTGCGTCGCCCGCCGGGCCGCGAGGCGTACCCGGGTGACGTCTTCTACCTCCACTCCCGTCTTCTGGAGCGTTGCGCGAAGCTGTCCGACGAGATGGGCGCGGGCTCGATGACCGGTCTGCCGATCATCGAGACCAAGGCCAACGACATCTCGGCGTTCATTCCGACCAACGTCATCTCCATCACCGACGGCCAGGTCTTCCTCGAGTCCGACCTGTTCAACAAGGGCGTCCGCCCGGCGATCAACGTCGGTACCTCGGTCTCCCGCGTCGGTGGCGCCGCTCAGACCAAGGGCATGAAGAAGGTCGCCGGTTCGCTGCGTCTGGAAATGGCCCAGTACCGCGAGCTGGAGGCGTTCTCCGCCTTCGCCTCCGACCTCGACGCCGCGTCGCTGGCGCAGCTCGAGCGCGGCGCCCGCTGGGTGGAGCTGCTCAAGCAGGACCAGTACTCGCCGGTCGCGGTCGAGGACCAGATCGTCTCGATCTATTTGGTTGATGGCGGCTACTACGACTCGGTTCCGGTCGCCGACATCCGCCGATTCAGCACCGAGCTGCTGGAGGACCTGCACCGCACCGCGGCCGACGCGTTCAAGTCCATCGCGGGCGGCAAGGTGCTCGACGGTGACGCGGCCGACGCGATCAAGGCGGCGACCGACAAGTTCAAGCAGGGCTTCCTCGCCGCCGACGGTAGTCGCGTGGTTGAGGAGGACGCCGGCGAGCTCGACCACGAAGAGGTCGAGTCGCTGTCGGTGACCCGCAAGCATGTCGAGAAGTAA
- the prfA gene encoding peptide chain release factor 1, translating to MTQPSAIDDILAEYAGLETQLADPSLHNDAGAARRVGKRFAELAPIMATYNKLEAARDDLSAARELAADDAAFAAEVPDLAREVEELELTLADLLAPRDPHDGDDVVLEVKSGEGGEESALFASDLARMYVRYAERHGWKVEILDATLSDLGGYKEATLSIKSRDAARDGVWSRFKFEGGVHRVQRVPVTESQGRIHTSAAGVLIYPEPDEVEEVQIDESDLRIDVYRSSGKGGQGVNTTDSAVRITHLPSGIVVTCQNERSQLQNKARAMQVLAARLQALAEEQADQEAAAGRASQIRTVDRSERIRTYNFPENRIADHRIGFKAHNLDSVLDGDMDALLDALGKADREARMAAE from the coding sequence GTGACGCAACCGTCCGCCATCGACGACATTCTGGCCGAGTATGCGGGCTTGGAGACGCAGCTGGCCGATCCGTCGCTGCACAACGATGCGGGCGCCGCGCGTCGGGTCGGCAAGCGGTTCGCCGAGCTGGCCCCGATCATGGCCACCTACAACAAGCTGGAAGCGGCACGTGACGATCTGTCCGCCGCGCGGGAGCTCGCCGCGGACGATGCGGCCTTCGCCGCCGAGGTTCCCGATTTGGCGCGAGAGGTCGAGGAGTTGGAGCTGACGCTCGCCGACCTGCTCGCCCCGCGCGACCCGCACGACGGTGACGATGTCGTGCTGGAGGTGAAGTCCGGTGAGGGCGGCGAGGAGTCCGCGCTGTTCGCCTCCGATCTGGCCCGCATGTACGTGCGCTATGCCGAACGGCACGGCTGGAAGGTCGAGATTCTGGACGCCACCCTGTCCGATCTGGGCGGGTACAAAGAGGCGACGCTGTCGATCAAGAGTCGCGATGCCGCGCGCGACGGCGTGTGGTCGCGATTCAAATTCGAGGGCGGCGTGCACCGCGTGCAGCGCGTCCCGGTGACCGAGTCGCAGGGGCGCATCCACACGTCGGCGGCGGGTGTGTTGATCTACCCGGAGCCCGACGAGGTCGAAGAGGTGCAGATCGACGAGTCCGATCTGCGCATCGATGTCTACCGCTCCTCCGGCAAGGGCGGTCAAGGCGTCAACACCACCGACTCCGCGGTGCGCATCACCCATCTGCCCTCGGGCATCGTGGTGACCTGCCAGAACGAGCGCTCGCAGCTGCAGAACAAGGCCCGCGCCATGCAGGTGCTCGCGGCCAGGCTGCAAGCACTGGCCGAAGAGCAGGCCGACCAGGAGGCGGCCGCGGGCCGGGCCAGCCAAATCCGCACCGTGGACCGCTCCGAGCGGATTCGCACCTACAACTTCCCAGAGAACCGGATCGCCGATCATCGGATCGGTTTCAAGGCGCACAACCTGGACTCCGTGCTCGATGGCGATATGGACGCGCTGCTGGATGCACTGGGGAAAGCGGATCGCGAAGCGCGTATGGCGGCGGAATGA
- a CDS encoding F0F1 ATP synthase subunit delta has translation MYAASREASSRSREALRAALTGSDSVAATTGSELFAVVAVLDDQRSLRVALADVSVPGSVRADLCERVFGGKVSAATLAVLTTAVAQNWSRTSDLVGTLVLLGQEALLASAADSGRLDAVEDELFRLGRIISDNPELEQALSDRAKSASAKRDLVARLLTGKTEPITLTLAEQVVTRQRSSIGAAFDELSDLAAGRRDQIVAHVRAAIALTQRQRERLAASLRRIYGRAITVHVQVDPSLLSGLVVHIGDDVIDGSAIGRLEKLRRALT, from the coding sequence ATGTACGCAGCGAGCCGCGAAGCCAGCTCCCGGTCCCGGGAGGCGCTTCGGGCCGCTCTGACCGGAAGTGACAGTGTTGCGGCCACGACGGGGTCCGAACTGTTCGCCGTTGTCGCCGTGCTGGACGACCAGCGTTCGCTGCGTGTGGCGCTCGCGGACGTGTCGGTGCCGGGGTCCGTGCGCGCGGATCTGTGCGAGCGGGTCTTCGGCGGCAAGGTCAGCGCTGCCACGCTGGCGGTACTGACCACAGCGGTGGCCCAGAACTGGTCGCGCACCTCGGACCTGGTCGGCACCTTGGTGCTGCTCGGTCAGGAGGCGTTGCTGGCGTCGGCGGCCGACAGCGGCCGGCTCGACGCGGTCGAGGACGAGCTGTTCCGGCTCGGCCGGATCATCAGCGACAACCCGGAGTTGGAGCAGGCACTGTCGGATCGGGCGAAGTCGGCCTCGGCCAAGCGCGATCTGGTCGCCCGTCTGCTGACGGGCAAGACGGAGCCCATCACCCTGACCCTGGCGGAGCAGGTGGTGACCAGGCAGCGGTCGAGCATCGGCGCCGCCTTCGACGAGCTGTCCGACCTGGCAGCGGGTCGTCGCGATCAGATCGTCGCGCATGTGCGCGCCGCGATCGCGCTCACCCAGCGGCAGCGCGAGCGGCTGGCCGCGTCGCTGCGGCGCATCTACGGCAGGGCGATCACGGTGCATGTCCAGGTCGACCCGAGTTTGCTGAGCGGACTCGTCGTGCACATCGGTGACGATGTGATCGACGGCAGCGCCATCGGCCGACTGGAAAAGCTGCGCCGGGCCCTGACCTAG
- the prmC gene encoding peptide chain release factor N(5)-glutamine methyltransferase: MSTTRVALRPAINDAVETLRTAGVHSPQADAEQLAAHVLGVARTRLALTPLVSPDELAEYRELVARRAQRIPLQHLTGTSAMGAIDLAVGPGVFVPRPETELLFAWALAQLEALPHDHTPIVVDLCTGSGALALAIAHARPDADVHAIELDPAALPWARRNADDRIAAGDTPITLYADDVTDPVLLADFDGRVDVVVSNPPYIPEGARLDPEVVEHDPHIALFGGPDGLDVIRAMLPNITRLLRPGGATAIEHDDTNGSGLAALLAATAAFTDIIEHPDLAGKPRFVAATRAVPPLREFRLPRLSGL; this comes from the coding sequence ATGTCTACGACTCGAGTCGCGCTGCGCCCCGCCATCAACGACGCCGTCGAGACCCTGCGGACGGCGGGTGTGCACAGCCCGCAGGCCGACGCCGAGCAGCTGGCGGCGCACGTTCTCGGCGTCGCGCGTACCAGGCTGGCGCTGACCCCGCTCGTGTCGCCGGACGAGCTGGCGGAGTACCGCGAGCTGGTCGCTCGTCGCGCACAGCGTATTCCGTTGCAGCACTTGACGGGGACGTCCGCGATGGGCGCGATCGATCTCGCGGTCGGGCCCGGCGTCTTCGTGCCCCGCCCCGAGACCGAGCTGCTGTTCGCATGGGCGCTGGCCCAGCTGGAGGCGCTGCCGCACGATCACACCCCGATCGTCGTCGACCTGTGCACCGGGTCCGGAGCACTCGCGCTGGCCATCGCGCACGCGCGTCCCGACGCCGACGTGCACGCGATCGAGCTCGATCCTGCCGCGCTGCCGTGGGCGCGGCGCAACGCCGACGACCGCATCGCGGCCGGCGACACCCCGATCACCCTCTACGCCGACGATGTCACCGATCCCGTGCTGCTCGCCGATTTCGACGGCCGGGTGGACGTCGTGGTGTCCAACCCGCCCTACATACCGGAGGGTGCCCGCCTCGATCCCGAGGTGGTCGAGCACGACCCGCATATCGCCCTGTTCGGTGGTCCGGACGGGCTGGACGTCATCCGCGCGATGCTCCCGAACATCACCCGGTTGCTTCGCCCAGGCGGCGCCACCGCCATCGAACACGACGACACCAACGGCTCCGGCCTGGCCGCCCTCCTCGCCGCCACCGCCGCATTCACCGACATCATCGAACACCCCGACTTGGCAGGCAAACCCCGCTTCGTAGCCGCCACCCGCGCTGTGCCGCCGCTCCGAGAATTCAGGCTCCCCCGCCTCTCCGGGCTTTAG
- a CDS encoding ATP synthase F0 subunit C, producing MSLAYLAQEAATTPDKFKGFGAIGYGLAAIGPGIGVGIVVGKAIEGIARQPELQGTIRTNMFLGIAFTEALALIGLVAGFIF from the coding sequence ATGAGCCTCGCTTACCTGGCCCAGGAAGCCGCGACGACCCCCGACAAGTTCAAGGGTTTCGGTGCCATCGGCTACGGTCTCGCCGCGATCGGCCCCGGCATCGGCGTCGGCATCGTCGTCGGCAAGGCGATCGAGGGTATTGCTCGCCAGCCTGAGCTGCAGGGCACCATCCGGACCAATATGTTCCTCGGTATCGCGTTCACCGAGGCGCTGGCCCTGATCGGCCTCGTCGCCGGCTTCATTTTCTGA
- a CDS encoding F0F1 ATP synthase subunit gamma: MASLRELRSRIRGVNSIKKITKAQELIATSRISKAQARVAAAKPYAEEITKVLSELASASKNLAHPLLTERPNARRAAVLVITSDSGMCGGYNSNVLKRAEELMTTLRDEGKEPVLYVMGNKGLTYYTFRNRPFVSAWTGFSQQPKYTDASAACHHLVEAFMAGADGEVPAPDGTGTIAGVDELHIVYTRFVSMLTQNPEVRRLAPIQVSFVDENFDLGEDSLSDSATADVHAQYEFEPDADVLLAALLPKYVNTRIYASLLEAAASESAARRTAMKAATDNANELASVLTRQANSVRQAQITQEISEIVGGVNALASNSDRG, encoded by the coding sequence ATGGCAAGCTTGCGTGAATTGCGCTCCCGCATTCGTGGTGTGAATTCGATCAAGAAGATCACCAAGGCCCAAGAGCTGATCGCGACCTCGCGAATCTCCAAGGCCCAGGCGAGGGTTGCGGCTGCGAAGCCGTACGCGGAGGAGATCACCAAGGTTCTCAGCGAGCTGGCGAGTGCGTCGAAGAACCTCGCGCACCCGCTGCTGACCGAGCGCCCCAACGCCCGTCGTGCCGCGGTGCTGGTGATCACCAGCGACAGCGGCATGTGCGGTGGCTACAACTCGAACGTGCTCAAACGCGCCGAAGAGCTGATGACCACCTTGCGGGATGAGGGCAAGGAGCCGGTGCTCTACGTCATGGGCAACAAAGGCCTGACGTACTACACCTTCCGCAATCGCCCGTTCGTGTCGGCCTGGACCGGGTTCTCGCAGCAGCCGAAGTACACCGATGCTTCGGCCGCCTGCCACCACCTGGTGGAAGCCTTCATGGCCGGTGCGGACGGCGAGGTCCCCGCACCGGACGGGACGGGCACCATCGCAGGTGTCGACGAACTGCACATCGTGTACACCCGCTTCGTGTCGATGCTGACCCAGAACCCGGAGGTGCGCCGTCTTGCGCCGATCCAGGTGAGCTTCGTCGACGAGAACTTCGACCTGGGCGAGGACAGCCTCTCGGATTCCGCGACCGCGGACGTCCACGCGCAGTACGAATTCGAGCCCGACGCCGATGTACTGCTGGCGGCGCTGCTGCCGAAGTACGTCAATACGCGTATCTACGCGTCGTTGCTCGAGGCAGCGGCATCCGAGTCTGCGGCTCGGCGCACCGCAATGAAGGCCGCCACCGACAACGCCAACGAACTGGCCAGTGTGCTCACCCGCCAGGCCAACTCGGTGCGTCAGGCCCAGATCACGCAGGAAATCAGCGAAATCGTCGGCGGCGTGAACGCGCTGGCGTCGAACTCGGACCGCGGCTAA
- a CDS encoding F0F1 ATP synthase subunit B, which produces MYESALLAAAEGEEVNPLIPETYDIVWSIVCVVIIGILFYKYVIPRLMKTLDERSDKIEGGIARAEAAQEEAQLTLQQYQQQLAEARLEAARIREDARTQGQQILAQMRAEAQAESDRIVAAGHTQLEAQRQQILTELRSEVGRTAVDLAEKIIGQSVSDEAKQAASIERFLDELDESDAGIGVGR; this is translated from the coding sequence ATGTACGAGTCAGCTTTGCTCGCGGCGGCGGAGGGAGAGGAAGTGAATCCTCTCATCCCCGAAACGTATGACATCGTCTGGTCGATCGTCTGCGTCGTCATCATCGGGATCCTGTTCTACAAATACGTGATCCCGCGCCTGATGAAGACGCTCGATGAGCGCTCCGACAAGATCGAGGGCGGCATCGCTCGTGCCGAGGCCGCGCAGGAAGAAGCCCAGCTCACCCTGCAGCAGTACCAACAGCAGCTGGCCGAAGCCCGGCTCGAGGCCGCGCGGATCCGTGAGGACGCGCGCACCCAAGGCCAGCAGATCCTCGCGCAGATGCGCGCCGAGGCCCAGGCCGAAAGCGACCGCATCGTCGCGGCGGGCCACACCCAGCTGGAAGCCCAGCGCCAGCAGATCCTGACCGAGCTGCGCTCCGAGGTCGGCCGCACGGCCGTCGATCTGGCCGAAAAGATTATCGGGCAGTCGGTTTCGGACGAAGCCAAGCAGGCGGCATCGATCGAGCGGTTCCTCGACGAACTCGACGAGTCGGATGCGGGCATCGGGGTCGGAAGGTAA
- a CDS encoding L-threonylcarbamoyladenylate synthase has product MSTVYDCADPDSRAAGLSAATSALKSGRLVVLPTDTLYGLAADAFDSTAVSSLLAAKRRGRDMPVPVLVGSWHTIDGLVFSVRPQARELIRAFWPGGLSLVVQQAPSLAWDLGDTRGTVMLRMPLHPVALELLREVGPLAVSSANVSGQAPARTAAEARDQFGELVGVYLDGGRAEHAVASTIVDLTADQPRILRAGAVPVADIAEVLGLTPEALTSAAAEQRLG; this is encoded by the coding sequence GTGAGTACCGTCTACGACTGCGCGGATCCCGACTCGCGTGCCGCCGGACTATCCGCAGCCACCAGCGCCCTGAAGTCCGGGCGTTTGGTCGTGCTGCCCACCGACACCCTGTATGGCCTGGCCGCCGACGCGTTCGATTCCACCGCGGTGAGTTCGCTGCTCGCGGCCAAGCGCCGCGGCAGGGACATGCCGGTACCGGTTCTGGTCGGTTCCTGGCACACCATCGACGGCCTGGTGTTCTCGGTGCGCCCGCAGGCGCGTGAGTTGATCCGGGCGTTCTGGCCCGGCGGTCTGAGTCTTGTTGTGCAGCAAGCTCCTTCGCTGGCCTGGGATCTCGGCGACACGCGGGGGACGGTGATGCTGCGAATGCCGCTGCACCCGGTCGCGCTGGAGCTGCTGCGTGAGGTAGGCCCGCTCGCGGTGTCCAGCGCCAACGTGTCAGGACAGGCACCGGCGCGCACCGCGGCGGAGGCCCGCGACCAGTTCGGGGAGTTGGTCGGCGTCTACCTCGACGGGGGTCGGGCCGAGCACGCCGTTGCGTCCACCATCGTCGATCTGACCGCCGACCAGCCGCGGATCCTGCGTGCGGGCGCGGTCCCCGTCGCCGACATCGCCGAGGTGCTAGGGCTGACGCCGGAGGCATTGACCAGCGCCGCGGCCGAGCAGCGGCTCGGATGA
- the atpB gene encoding F0F1 ATP synthase subunit A translates to MSDRTAGMTVPAARTRERTLSVTTLAAEFHAPSLTDFFPPAVLFEGTPFELDRLMLIRILMTAVLVLVMALAFRSPRIVPRGLQNVAEIGLVFVKEQICDEVLGKESGRKFFPLIATIFFTVLFLNFSGVIPGLNISSNARIGMPLVLAVIAYLTFNYVGIRKYGFLTYMRSSIVVPNVPPALHVLLIPIEFVSTFILRPFTLTVRLMANMLAGHIMLVLFFSATWFFLFDAAAWMKVFSPFSLLAGLGFTLFELLVIFLQAYVFALLTAVYIGLAQHADDH, encoded by the coding sequence ATGTCCGATCGAACCGCGGGAATGACCGTACCCGCGGCCCGAACACGGGAGAGAACGCTGAGCGTCACCACTCTGGCGGCCGAGTTCCACGCGCCGTCGCTTACCGACTTCTTCCCTCCAGCTGTGCTGTTCGAGGGTACGCCGTTCGAACTCGATCGATTGATGCTGATCCGCATCCTGATGACGGCCGTCCTGGTCTTGGTCATGGCGCTGGCATTCCGCTCGCCCAGGATCGTTCCGCGTGGCCTGCAGAATGTCGCCGAAATCGGCCTGGTCTTCGTCAAGGAGCAGATCTGCGACGAGGTATTGGGCAAGGAATCGGGCCGCAAATTCTTCCCACTGATCGCGACGATCTTCTTCACGGTTCTCTTTCTGAACTTCTCCGGCGTCATTCCTGGGTTGAACATCTCGTCGAACGCCCGAATCGGCATGCCGCTGGTGCTGGCCGTTATCGCATACCTGACGTTCAACTACGTCGGCATCCGGAAGTACGGATTCCTCACCTACATGCGCAGCAGCATCGTGGTTCCGAATGTTCCCCCCGCGTTGCACGTGTTGCTGATTCCGATCGAGTTCGTCTCGACTTTCATCCTGCGCCCGTTCACGCTGACTGTCCGACTCATGGCGAATATGCTGGCCGGCCACATCATGCTGGTGCTGTTCTTCAGCGCGACCTGGTTCTTCCTGTTCGACGCCGCGGCGTGGATGAAGGTGTTCTCGCCGTTCTCGCTGCTCGCCGGGCTCGGATTCACGCTGTTCGAGCTGTTGGTCATCTTCCTGCAGGCTTACGTGTTTGCGTTGCTGACCGCCGTCTACATCGGGCTCGCGCAGCACGCCGACGATCACTGA
- the rpmE gene encoding 50S ribosomal protein L31: MKAGIHPAYVETTVVCGCGNTFQTRSTKESGHITVEVCSQCHPFYTGKQKILDTGGRVARFEARYGKRAGKKANAK; the protein is encoded by the coding sequence ATGAAGGCAGGAATTCACCCGGCGTATGTCGAGACCACGGTCGTCTGTGGTTGCGGCAATACCTTCCAGACTCGCAGCACCAAAGAGTCGGGACATATCACCGTCGAGGTCTGCTCGCAGTGCCACCCGTTCTACACCGGCAAGCAGAAGATCCTCGATACCGGTGGGCGCGTGGCCCGCTTCGAAGCGCGCTACGGCAAGCGTGCGGGCAAGAAAGCCAACGCCAAGTAG